The Geotrypetes seraphini chromosome 12, aGeoSer1.1, whole genome shotgun sequence nucleotide sequence TCACAGAGATGGGGACTCGGGCCCATATCTTACCGTAACTAGTATACTTGTGGTGGAACATATGAGCtttccaaaacttactgtacctacatataggtgacacctgcaggtataagggctattggtgtggggTACAGTTTGGTGCTTGATGCTCACCATACTCTCTGGGCCTCTTTATGTGCATTTCATTAGAATTGCTTCCAAGGTGCCCCACCGTTCTAtgtcaaaaacaaaaataagCTCCAAAAAACCTGCCAAAGAAACTTAACAAGATACCAGAAAAAAAGAGGCAGTAAAGATCAATCGGTCCTCTTAAGAGACTGTTGATTGACCTCACTTGTGTTTGTTGCTTTGTGCTTTAttttttgcactttttgcacttaTTGATTTATATCACACACCTTGGAAGTACcccatgatggtgtgggggcagggactggtTGTCCTTGTCTCATGATGTGAGCGTAGGAGTATTGCTCCCTTCGCTGCtttatcacactgagggcacttcttcactaaattaaattatattatattaactACTCTTCGGAGTTTCACCGTTTGTGTGTTCACAAGTGTTTGATCAGTGAGCAGTCTCTTTGAGGACCGATTGATCTTTACTGCCTCTCTTTTTCTGGTACCACCATTCTATGTAGCAGTCTACGACAAATGTTGGCCTCTCCTACATCCCAGTGGCTTGCTTTCTACTTTTTTCTTTTGGAAAATGGTTCCAAAAGATAGatacacatctgaaaaatggcaattttcacacacccctccccccatattttGCAGTTTTGGCACTGAATTCTTGTGCATGTTCTGCAAAATATCCAAATTTTGATTTGGACATCATGTCAAAAATGGCCCTCCTAtatagactaaagagcgacagTCCTGTATATCCTAAAATTTAttagatgtgggggggggggggggtgagaggcaGGACCAAAGGGAAAGGAAAGCCAAACCAGACCAACATCCCCAGGTTTCATCCTCTTGTTTGCTCATCATACGTTGGTATCTCGCCCGTTACCTCTTTCAGTTCCTCGGACTTGAAAAATGTGTGATGTGTTGTCGACATTTCCCACTTCATTGGTAcacggcagataaaagacccacatagtccatccagtctgtccaacaaggTACCCGGAGCCCTGCCTCCAACTCTGTGCGGCCCCAGTCACCCATGCTCGATTCCATgttgttaaataaaaataagcaaaaaaaacccccacacatTGCGTttagtctgtctttttttttttttttcttcattttctatcctgttcccaaagagctcagaacgtcTTACAGGTTAAACAAACATATTATATAgttgacaggttacaatttgacatataTGACATACATACAATTTCACAGTGTGGCTTTGGAGACGATCTTAAGAGATCGTCTCCACTTTACTTTAATAATGGGCATTTTTCAGAAGTGTCCCTGAAGAGAGTCAGAAGTAGCAAGAGATGAGAGGTGCATTCCAGGTGGAAATAGCTGGCCTGGGTTCACAAGCTTCAGGTTGTTTCTtaaggtgagaagggaagggagtcACTTAGGCTGGGGTATTTTCAGAAGGGTCCCTGAAGcaccatatttccccatatataggccatgGCCTATATATGAGTTTTGCAATCCAAACAGTGGGtgcggcttccttatatgggggCGGCCTATAAAGACATcatagataagccaccccattagtagacccccccgtaccttttaaaataatgCAGCTCCCTCGCTTGCCTCCTGCAATGTTACGgccgcggtgcagggcaggagcgatcttttcagtGTCCAGCCACCACCgcactgcttcctcaatgcctgggtacagcggcatgataaccttctccgatctgttcgtgatccccttcttaatcattcctagcattctgttcaccttacGGTAGCAAGAGATGAGAGGTGCAGTCCAGGTGGAAATAGCTGGGTTTATATGAGTGCAGGAACGTTCTAGAATGTGTTCCTGTAATGGTGCACTCTCCTAACATTGCTTTCATAGCAACAAAATGACCAAAAACACTCttataaaacaaaaattcaaGTAACTAACACAAAATGAACATTTATCAGCTGCACGGGTCCTCTGGCTTTGTGCCTGGAAATGTTTGCATGAAGTGTACATTCTTTTAaaggctactttttttttttttttttaggtggacTGAAACAAGATCTGAAAGCGGCCTACGAGTGCTTCCTGACATCCTGCAGCAAAGGCGGGAAAAAGTCCAGAGACGCTTGCCACAACGTGGGGTTACTTGCACACGACGGGCGGTTGTTTGACGAGAAACCCGACCCTCTTATGGCTAGAGACTACTACAGCAAGGCCTGTGAGGGTAACTTTGCGGCCAGCTGCTTTAATCTGAGTGCCCTTTACCTCCAGGGAGCTCAAGGGCTCCCGAAGGACATGAACCAGGCTTTGAATTACTCTCTGAAAGCCTGCGATTTGGGTCACATGTGGGGCTGTGCTAATGCCAGTCGTATGTACAAGCTGGGGGATGGCATAGAGAAGAACGATGTGAAAGCGGAAGCCCTGATAAACAAGGCAAAAGTCCTAAAGGAGGAACAGCAGGAAGCCAAGGTCCAGTTGACATTTGGGGACTGACAGTCACAGAACTATCTTCTTTTTCAACATCTAATGATTTAattgaatttttttgttgttgttgttaaatgTACACTCACGGCAGCCGTTTTTTATGAtgactctgcacggggcaggagtgtaggaagatcgctcctgccccgcatcaccactAGGCCACCAGATAAAGTCTGGGGAGGTCTGGGACGCAGGAGGGTGCGGGGGTgagtcagagtcggccctaaaagttatctGCGGTTTTTCATATTCGCgagccggttctgcccctaaccctcgcatattcggagggagaagtgtaatctggagataggaaaaaaaaaacccaaacaaactgaTGAGCTGTGTCATGCATGAGAAGCAGCTGGCTCCATTGCTCTGTTTGACATTTACAATATAAGTATGACAA carries:
- the LOC117346360 gene encoding cytochrome c oxidase assembly factor 7 isoform X1, whose protein sequence is MAGPVDFQNEEEVKVFLDNIGTEYSYQCHKERDPDGCHRLADYMEGIKKNFEATAKILKKNCDQFQHSESCYKLGSYYITGKGGLKQDLKAAYECFLTSCSKGGKKSRDACHNVGLLAHDGRLFDEKPDPLMARDYYSKACEGNFAASCFNLSALYLQGAQGLPKDMNQALNYSLKACDLGHMWGCANASRMYKLGDGIEKNDVKAEALINKAKVLKEEQQEAKVQLTFGD
- the LOC117346360 gene encoding cytochrome c oxidase assembly factor 7 isoform X2, with protein sequence MEGIKKNFEATAKILKKNCDQFQHSESCYKLGSYYITGKGGLKQDLKAAYECFLTSCSKGGKKSRDACHNVGLLAHDGRLFDEKPDPLMARDYYSKACEGNFAASCFNLSALYLQGAQGLPKDMNQALNYSLKACDLGHMWGCANASRMYKLGDGIEKNDVKAEALINKAKVLKEEQQEAKVQLTFGD